The proteins below are encoded in one region of Paenarthrobacter ilicis:
- a CDS encoding histidine phosphatase family protein has product MGSPEKIFMIRHGQSAANADTSIYNWVPDYRIPLTDLGVEQARVAGRELRRKLDGEQVCVYVSPYLRAYQTLEALDLGDAVQRVIEEPRLREQDWANFQIAGDIQAQQDLRNLYGHFFYRFREGESGSDVYDRVSSFMETLYRHWQKPDYPQNTLLVTHGLTMRLFCMRWFHWTVEYFESLNNPDNAELRTLIRNDGGRYSLDTPFSQWAPRDVDDSVLDAPRMTF; this is encoded by the coding sequence ATGGGTTCCCCGGAGAAAATCTTCATGATCAGGCATGGCCAATCTGCCGCCAACGCCGACACGTCCATCTACAACTGGGTCCCGGACTACAGGATCCCGCTGACCGATCTGGGTGTGGAACAGGCACGGGTGGCGGGCCGGGAGCTTCGGCGCAAGCTCGATGGCGAACAGGTATGCGTCTACGTTTCGCCTTATCTGCGTGCCTACCAAACGCTGGAAGCCCTGGACCTGGGGGACGCGGTCCAGCGGGTCATTGAAGAGCCCCGGCTGCGCGAACAGGACTGGGCCAACTTCCAGATCGCCGGCGACATCCAGGCACAGCAGGACCTGCGCAACCTCTACGGCCACTTCTTCTACCGCTTCCGCGAGGGCGAGTCCGGCTCGGATGTCTACGACCGCGTCTCCTCTTTCATGGAGACCCTGTACCGGCACTGGCAGAAACCGGACTATCCGCAGAACACGTTGCTGGTGACCCACGGACTGACCATGCGTTTGTTCTGCATGCGCTGGTTCCACTGGACCGTGGAGTACTTCGAGTCGCTGAACAACCCTGACAACGCCGAGTTGCGTACGTTGATAAGGAACGACGGCGGCCGGTACAGCCTCGATACCCCGTTCAGCCAGTGGGCGCCCCGGGACGTTGACGATTCCGTACTGGATGCCCCACGGATGACGTTCTAG
- a CDS encoding CPBP family intramembrane glutamic endopeptidase, producing MLLASRRRLRAEVLIVLGLSLGQSAVYSVVQLLDKLSRAPLAEGTSTLNRSQSTREYFDLTYQLLDIVFALVPVALVFYFLSTHGTRRPEEAGGSAFARLGFNVARPGKDLLHGLGLAAIIGIPSLGLYAAGRALGITTAIVPSGLDAYWWTVPVLILSAIRHGIVEEVIVVGYLMDRFGKFGWSTPVAIVVSALLRGSYHLYQGFGPFLGNVVMGLVFAWIYTRTKRVMPLVIAHAILDIVAFVGFSLFGKAIGLG from the coding sequence ATGCTCCTCGCTTCCCGTCGCCGGCTGCGCGCCGAAGTACTGATTGTCCTGGGCCTGTCCTTGGGTCAGTCGGCCGTGTACTCCGTGGTCCAACTGTTGGACAAGCTGTCCCGCGCCCCCTTGGCCGAAGGCACATCCACCCTCAACAGGTCCCAGAGCACGCGTGAGTACTTCGACCTCACCTACCAGTTGCTGGACATTGTGTTCGCGCTGGTGCCAGTGGCTTTGGTGTTCTACTTCCTCTCAACGCACGGGACCAGGCGGCCGGAGGAAGCCGGGGGCTCGGCGTTCGCCCGCCTCGGATTCAACGTTGCGCGGCCCGGGAAGGATCTCCTGCACGGCCTGGGATTGGCAGCCATCATCGGGATCCCATCGCTGGGACTGTATGCGGCGGGCCGGGCGTTGGGGATCACCACCGCCATTGTTCCCAGCGGCCTGGACGCCTACTGGTGGACCGTTCCCGTGCTCATCCTGTCTGCCATCCGCCACGGCATTGTGGAGGAAGTCATTGTGGTGGGCTACCTCATGGACCGCTTTGGGAAGTTCGGCTGGAGTACGCCGGTTGCCATTGTGGTGAGCGCCCTCCTGCGGGGGAGTTACCACCTCTATCAGGGCTTCGGGCCGTTCTTGGGCAACGTGGTGATGGGTTTGGTGTTCGCCTGGATCTACACCAGGACCAAACGCGTGATGCCGTTGGTCATTGCGCACGCCATCCTGGATATTGTGGCCTTTGTGGGCTTCAGTTTGTTCGGCAAGGCCATCGGCTTAGGTTAA
- a CDS encoding VOC family protein has translation MRMDHVSYACERDGLLATTERISAALGVDAVRGGVHPRFGTRNMIIPLADNKYLEVVEVLDHPASDKAPFGQAVRARSAAGGGWMGWCVAVDDLAPFEERLGRAAVPGNRKFPDGRELVWQQIGILGLIADPQVPYLLKWEGDPTLHPSRAYESEVKMSSLTIAGSAERVTEWLGEPVEKPLEDVAVQWIAPRGTPGIMAVTFETASGAVTI, from the coding sequence ATGCGCATGGATCACGTCTCTTACGCCTGTGAACGAGATGGCCTTTTGGCCACTACCGAACGAATTTCCGCGGCTCTCGGAGTGGACGCAGTCCGGGGTGGAGTGCACCCGCGCTTCGGCACCCGGAACATGATCATTCCCCTCGCGGACAACAAGTACCTTGAAGTGGTGGAGGTCCTGGACCACCCCGCTTCAGACAAAGCACCTTTTGGCCAGGCAGTAAGGGCCCGCTCGGCTGCCGGTGGCGGCTGGATGGGCTGGTGCGTGGCTGTGGATGACCTGGCCCCCTTCGAAGAGCGCCTGGGACGCGCCGCTGTCCCGGGCAACCGGAAATTCCCGGACGGCCGCGAGTTGGTCTGGCAGCAGATTGGCATCCTCGGCCTGATCGCTGATCCCCAGGTGCCGTACCTGCTCAAATGGGAGGGCGACCCCACCCTGCACCCGTCCAGGGCGTACGAAAGTGAAGTCAAGATGTCCAGCCTCACCATCGCCGGCTCGGCAGAACGCGTCACCGAATGGTTGGGCGAGCCAGTGGAGAAGCCACTGGAGGACGTAGCTGTTCAGTGGATTGCTCCGCGTGGAACGCCCGGCATCATGGCGGTCACGTTCGAAACCGCCTCAGGGGCAGTCACCATCTGA